The Acetivibrio saccincola genome window below encodes:
- a CDS encoding CotS family spore coat protein, producing MQETEKQLSNSYGFEIKMLYNYKNSFIAETGVGKKIIKKMSISPERVLFIHGAKEHLHQNNFTNIDRYICTEEGMPYAIINGAFYTMTNLISGRECNFDLREDVVEASKTLAKLHKASKGYIPPPGSAKRSELGKLPKYYKKRLDEIKRAKKIAQREKGTVDYLILKYIDYFYEMGEDALNRIYTSKYDMLVEKARNEKKFCHRDYSYCNIICDDDKMSVINFDYCSYELKMYDIANFLRRKMRKCDWDVDEAKVIMDSYCSIEPISKDEFLILYLMLQFPHKFWRVINKYYNSKRTWRGKKFLKRCEEVIEEIKHHERFLKEFKLLF from the coding sequence ATGCAGGAAACTGAAAAGCAACTATCCAATAGCTATGGATTTGAAATTAAAATGCTGTATAATTACAAAAACAGTTTTATTGCGGAAACCGGGGTTGGGAAAAAAATCATAAAAAAAATGAGCATTTCACCTGAAAGAGTGTTGTTTATACATGGTGCAAAAGAACATTTACACCAAAACAACTTTACAAACATTGACAGATATATATGTACAGAGGAAGGAATGCCTTATGCCATCATAAATGGTGCTTTTTATACAATGACAAACTTAATAAGCGGGAGGGAGTGTAATTTTGATTTAAGAGAGGATGTCGTAGAAGCCTCTAAAACCCTTGCAAAACTTCACAAGGCATCTAAGGGGTATATTCCTCCCCCGGGGTCTGCAAAAAGAAGTGAATTAGGAAAACTTCCCAAATACTATAAAAAAAGATTAGATGAGATAAAAAGGGCAAAAAAAATAGCCCAAAGGGAAAAAGGAACAGTTGATTATTTGATTCTCAAATACATAGATTATTTTTATGAAATGGGAGAAGATGCTTTAAACAGAATATATACATCAAAATATGATATGCTTGTGGAAAAAGCAAGAAATGAAAAAAAATTTTGTCACCGAGACTATTCATACTGCAATATAATATGTGACGATGATAAAATGTCGGTGATAAATTTTGACTACTGCAGTTATGAGCTTAAGATGTATGATATAGCTAATTTTTTAAGAAGAAAAATGAGAAAGTGCGACTGGGATGTGGATGAAGCAAAGGTTATAATGGATTCTTACTGCTCCATTGAACCTATAAGTAAAGATGAGTTTTTGATTTTATATTTAATGCTGCAGTTTCCCCACAAATTCTGGAGAGTGATAAATAAGTACTACAACAGCAAAAGAACCTGGAGGGGAAAAAAATTCTTAAAAAGGTGCGAGGAAGTAATAGAGGAAATAAAACACCATGAAAGATTTTTAAAAGAATTTAAATTGCTTTTTTAA
- a CDS encoding formate--tetrahydrofolate ligase codes for MLTDIQIAQSCEMKPITQVAGDLDILEDELELYGKYKAKLSPELCKRVCKNKDGKLILVTAINPTPAGEGKTTTTVGIGQAMSKLGHKAIIALREPSLGPVMGVKGGAAGGGYSQVVPMEDINLHFTGDMHALTCANNLLSAAIDNHIHQGNSLGIDPTQIIWKRAIDMNDRALRNIVTGLGGKKNGIPREDGFLITVASEIMAILCLSEDIEDLKERLGKIIIGYTYEGAPVYARDLKVNGAMALLLKDAIKPNLVQTLENTPALVHGGPFANIAHGCNSVVATKLGLKLADYCITEAGFGADLGAEKFFNIKCRYAGLKPDAAVLVATIRAIKYNGGVDKNNLDAPNIKALEMGFANVEKHLENIRKFGVPVVVAINLFHTDTDEEIEYIKERCKSMNVECAISEVFTKGGEGGRDLAQKIVDITNTTKSDFKPLYDENLKIKEKIEIISKEIYGASGVDYMPSALKAIEKIESLGMDKLPICMAKTQYSLSDNPALLGRPEGFKITIREVKLSSGAGFIVAITGNIMTMPGLPKSPAAEKIDIDKSGTIYGLF; via the coding sequence ATGCTTACAGATATACAAATAGCACAATCCTGTGAAATGAAGCCAATTACCCAGGTAGCCGGTGATTTGGATATTTTAGAAGATGAATTAGAGCTTTATGGAAAATATAAGGCTAAATTATCACCTGAACTTTGTAAAAGGGTGTGCAAAAATAAGGACGGTAAACTTATTCTTGTAACTGCCATAAACCCAACTCCGGCAGGTGAAGGAAAAACCACTACCACAGTCGGCATAGGTCAGGCAATGAGCAAGTTGGGACATAAAGCAATTATTGCTTTAAGGGAGCCTTCTTTAGGACCTGTAATGGGAGTAAAGGGGGGTGCCGCTGGCGGAGGATATTCCCAGGTGGTTCCAATGGAAGACATTAACCTTCACTTTACCGGGGACATGCATGCATTAACTTGTGCAAACAATTTACTTTCAGCTGCCATTGACAACCACATACATCAAGGAAACAGCCTTGGGATAGATCCAACACAAATTATATGGAAAAGAGCAATAGATATGAACGACAGGGCTCTTAGAAACATTGTAACAGGGCTTGGAGGAAAGAAAAACGGAATCCCAAGGGAAGACGGGTTTTTAATAACAGTTGCATCGGAAATAATGGCAATTCTGTGCCTTTCTGAAGATATTGAGGATTTAAAAGAGCGTTTGGGAAAAATTATAATAGGATACACCTATGAAGGTGCCCCTGTGTATGCCAGGGATTTAAAAGTCAACGGCGCCATGGCTCTTCTTTTAAAGGATGCCATTAAACCTAATTTGGTTCAGACCCTTGAAAACACTCCTGCCTTAGTACACGGCGGTCCCTTTGCCAACATTGCCCACGGGTGCAACAGCGTGGTGGCAACAAAACTAGGGTTAAAACTTGCTGATTACTGTATTACTGAAGCAGGATTTGGTGCAGATTTAGGTGCAGAAAAGTTTTTTAACATTAAGTGCAGGTATGCAGGGTTAAAACCTGATGCCGCCGTTTTAGTTGCCACAATAAGGGCTATTAAATATAATGGCGGGGTGGATAAAAACAATTTAGACGCCCCAAATATTAAAGCACTGGAAATGGGCTTTGCCAATGTTGAAAAGCATTTAGAAAACATACGTAAATTTGGTGTTCCTGTCGTGGTTGCCATAAATCTCTTTCATACCGATACAGACGAAGAAATAGAATATATTAAAGAAAGATGCAAAAGTATGAACGTGGAGTGTGCAATTTCAGAAGTCTTCACCAAGGGTGGTGAGGGAGGAAGGGATTTGGCACAAAAAATTGTTGACATTACAAACACAACCAAATCAGATTTTAAACCTCTCTATGATGAAAATCTTAAAATTAAAGAAAAAATTGAGATAATTTCCAAGGAAATCTATGGTGCTTCAGGGGTAGATTATATGCCTTCTGCCCTAAAGGCTATTGAAAAAATAGAAAGCCTTGGAATGGACAAGCTTCCGATATGCATGGCAAAAACCCAGTACTCTCTATCTGACAATCCTGCCCTTTTAGGACGGCCTGAAGGGTTTAAAATAACAATTCGGGAAGTTAAATTATCTTCCGGTGCCGGATTTATTGTTGCAATTACAGGCAACATTATGACCATGCCCGGACTTCCTAAATCACCGGCTGCGGAAAAAATAGATATTGACAAATCCGGAACCATTTACGGGCTGTTTTAA
- a CDS encoding sporulation peptidase YabG gives MYNKGCYILRVIKMALKIGDIVSRKSYGSDILFEVVDIKRKGNKKIALLNALFFRLEADAPETDLVIYKKQSIQKKVLL, from the coding sequence ATGTATAATAAGGGATGTTATATTTTAAGGGTGATTAAAATGGCACTTAAAATCGGTGATATTGTTTCCAGGAAATCCTACGGCTCTGATATATTATTTGAAGTAGTTGACATAAAGAGGAAAGGGAATAAAAAAATAGCATTACTTAACGCTCTTTTCTTCAGGTTAGAAGCTGATGCTCCTGAAACTGATCTTGTTATTTACAAAAAACAATCCATACAGAAAAAGGTATTATTGTAA
- a CDS encoding Veg family protein yields the protein MENNSLFQIKKDIETCVGQKVQLKANKGRKKAFIKEGILENTYPSIFVVRFENEYEATRRVSFSYTDVLTKAVEIVVCKDNRKICAS from the coding sequence ATGGAAAACAACAGCCTTTTCCAAATAAAGAAGGACATAGAAACCTGCGTTGGTCAGAAAGTTCAGCTGAAGGCTAATAAAGGCAGGAAGAAAGCCTTCATAAAAGAGGGAATACTGGAAAACACCTATCCTAGCATATTTGTAGTGAGATTTGAGAATGAATATGAAGCTACAAGAAGAGTATCTTTCAGTTATACTGACGTACTTACTAAAGCAGTTGAAATCGTGGTATGCAAAGACAATAGAAAAATATGTGCCAGCTAG
- a CDS encoding DUF3794 and LysM peptidoglycan-binding domain-containing protein translates to MSLELVRESAKINYTKGEQSSQTIIEHDIIVPDINPDVLRILVLDGEVIEKKSEVLQDKVSVRGVVRYKILYVSDDKDQSIKSINTSYEFSHIFDMENSNSKMNVRVKGDIEHIDYEILNSRKINVKTIVKLKAKVFSETEQSFVSELKGIEDLQVLRKNVDIYFYLGENTANYTLDEALEIPSGKPSIKEILRTDVKITGKDYKIADNKIIAKGDINILTLYIGDTEERSIEFMEHEMSFTQSLDFQGIDEDSECEIDYKIEDFFFSPEEDSEGELRILKSEVRVSIWAQARSKKNMEVISDAYSMRSKIDFETRLFKTNKVACQDKSQVILKEIVKINGESPSILEVFNVLSKSDLFESTISGNRVTIEGSLNTGILYVANNKEQPLFCHYSGIPFKHTVELDDVREGMDCEVDLEVEHCNFSVVSENEVEVRAIINVNTKVLDEIEYTLITEAFESEDRADTKDFASLTIYFSQPGDDLWKVAKKYLTTVEDVKKFNKIEEESLEEGKQIIIPRKI, encoded by the coding sequence ATGTCTCTTGAACTTGTTAGAGAATCTGCAAAAATAAATTATACAAAAGGTGAACAATCATCCCAGACAATTATTGAACATGATATAATCGTACCGGATATAAATCCCGATGTTTTGCGTATTCTAGTTTTAGACGGGGAAGTTATAGAAAAAAAATCAGAAGTACTGCAAGACAAAGTTTCGGTAAGAGGGGTTGTGAGGTATAAAATATTATATGTCTCTGATGACAAGGATCAGTCAATAAAAAGCATAAATACTTCATATGAGTTCAGCCATATTTTTGATATGGAAAATTCCAATTCTAAAATGAATGTAAGGGTTAAGGGGGATATAGAGCATATTGACTATGAAATTTTAAACAGCAGGAAAATAAATGTAAAGACAATTGTAAAATTAAAAGCAAAAGTATTTAGTGAAACAGAGCAAAGTTTTGTAAGTGAATTAAAAGGCATAGAAGATTTACAGGTGCTTAGAAAAAATGTGGATATATACTTCTACTTAGGGGAAAATACAGCAAATTATACATTGGATGAAGCTTTAGAAATACCATCTGGAAAGCCCTCAATAAAAGAAATATTAAGGACAGATGTAAAAATCACCGGCAAGGACTACAAAATAGCAGATAACAAAATAATTGCAAAAGGTGATATAAACATACTCACCCTTTATATTGGAGATACAGAAGAAAGAAGTATTGAATTTATGGAACATGAGATGTCCTTTACTCAATCCCTGGATTTTCAGGGGATAGATGAAGATTCGGAATGTGAAATTGACTATAAAATTGAGGACTTTTTCTTTAGTCCTGAGGAGGATAGTGAGGGGGAGCTTAGGATATTAAAAAGTGAAGTAAGGGTTTCTATATGGGCTCAGGCAAGGAGCAAGAAAAACATGGAAGTTATATCCGATGCATATAGCATGAGATCAAAAATAGACTTTGAAACCCGGTTATTTAAGACAAACAAGGTTGCGTGCCAGGATAAAAGCCAGGTGATATTAAAGGAAATTGTAAAGATAAATGGGGAAAGCCCAAGTATTTTAGAAGTGTTTAATGTATTATCCAAATCTGATTTATTTGAAAGCACCATTTCAGGGAACAGGGTGACTATAGAAGGAAGCTTAAATACCGGCATACTATATGTTGCAAATAACAAAGAACAGCCTCTTTTTTGTCACTACAGCGGAATACCCTTTAAACACACCGTTGAGCTGGATGATGTAAGGGAAGGAATGGATTGCGAAGTGGATTTGGAAGTGGAACATTGTAATTTTAGCGTGGTTTCAGAAAATGAAGTTGAGGTAAGGGCAATTATAAATGTTAATACAAAGGTATTGGATGAAATTGAGTATACCTTAATAACTGAGGCTTTTGAAAGTGAAGATAGGGCAGATACTAAAGATTTTGCAAGTCTTACAATATATTTTTCACAGCCGGGGGATGATTTGTGGAAAGTTGCAAAAAAATATTTAACCACCGTTGAAGATGTAAAAAAATTTAACAAAATAGAGGAAGAAAGTCTGGAGGAAGGAAAACAAATTATCATCCCAAGAAAAATATGA
- the ispE gene encoding 4-(cytidine 5'-diphospho)-2-C-methyl-D-erythritol kinase → MNNILLKANAKINLSLDVLGKRDDGYHEVKMIMQSINLHDDVYIEITDDYTDDGIYISCNKPWIPTGSGNIAYKAAKLIKKKYEIKKGIKIKIIKNIPVSAGLAGGSTDAAAVIKGINKLFSLNLDNKEMMELGKTIGADVPFCITGGTVLSEGIGEVLTPVRSFRNVNIVLVKPKVSVSTAWVYKNLDLNNISERPDIPLILDAIEREDIGCVAKNMKNVLEAVTAKKHQVIEEIKEKLINFGALGSMMSGSGPTVFGIFENKEKARLAYVKMKNSKCECFMAETLCEEM, encoded by the coding sequence ATGAATAACATACTTTTAAAAGCAAATGCTAAAATAAACTTATCTCTTGATGTACTAGGAAAAAGAGACGACGGGTATCATGAAGTAAAAATGATTATGCAGTCAATAAACCTTCATGATGATGTATACATTGAAATTACAGATGACTATACAGATGACGGGATCTATATAAGCTGCAATAAGCCTTGGATTCCTACCGGAAGTGGTAATATTGCGTACAAGGCTGCAAAACTTATTAAAAAAAAATATGAAATTAAAAAAGGCATTAAAATAAAAATAATTAAAAACATCCCTGTTTCAGCAGGGCTTGCCGGAGGAAGTACAGATGCGGCAGCTGTTATTAAGGGAATTAACAAATTATTTTCCCTTAATTTAGATAATAAAGAGATGATGGAGCTGGGCAAAACCATTGGGGCAGATGTTCCCTTTTGTATAACGGGAGGGACCGTGCTTTCAGAAGGAATAGGTGAAGTATTGACACCTGTCAGGTCTTTTAGAAATGTGAATATTGTCCTTGTTAAACCTAAGGTTTCTGTGTCAACAGCCTGGGTTTACAAAAACCTGGATTTAAACAATATATCAGAAAGACCGGACATTCCACTGATTTTAGATGCCATTGAAAGGGAAGATATTGGGTGTGTAGCAAAAAACATGAAAAATGTACTGGAGGCAGTTACCGCAAAAAAACACCAGGTTATTGAAGAAATCAAAGAAAAGCTTATAAACTTTGGAGCCTTAGGCAGCATGATGAGCGGAAGCGGTCCTACGGTTTTTGGAATATTTGAAAACAAGGAAAAGGCTCGCTTGGCATACGTGAAAATGAAAAATAGCAAATGTGAATGTTTTATGGCGGAAACACTATGTGAGGAGATGTAG
- a CDS encoding GntR family transcriptional regulator has product MAGKLSKVNLNDYKPLREVIFNTLKEAIISGELKPGERLMEVKLAEKMGVSRTPVREAIRKLELDGLVEMLPRKGAHVAELSVKNIMDVLEVRASLDGLATSLAAERITDEEIKSLGQILSQFKSYAEKDNLQGTIKKDVEFHDLIYSASRNDKLIQIACKLREQIQRFRVIYLKDYSSHEVLIKEHQDIYDAISKRDGEQARIFAQKHIKKQEENIIKALKKINGKETK; this is encoded by the coding sequence ATGGCGGGTAAACTTTCAAAAGTAAATCTTAACGATTACAAACCTTTGAGGGAAGTTATTTTTAATACACTAAAAGAAGCTATCATTTCAGGAGAGCTAAAGCCGGGAGAACGCTTAATGGAGGTTAAGCTGGCAGAGAAAATGGGAGTCAGTCGTACACCAGTAAGAGAGGCCATCAGGAAGTTGGAGCTGGATGGTCTAGTTGAAATGCTGCCTAGAAAAGGTGCCCATGTGGCGGAGCTATCTGTCAAAAACATAATGGATGTTTTAGAGGTACGTGCTTCCCTTGATGGTCTTGCTACTTCTCTTGCTGCCGAAAGGATAACAGATGAGGAAATAAAAAGTTTAGGTCAGATTCTTTCTCAGTTTAAATCTTATGCAGAAAAAGATAATTTACAGGGAACTATAAAAAAAGATGTTGAGTTTCATGACTTAATTTATAGTGCTTCAAGAAATGATAAACTCATTCAAATTGCGTGTAAACTAAGGGAACAGATTCAAAGATTCAGGGTTATATACCTGAAGGACTACAGCAGCCATGAGGTTTTAATTAAAGAGCATCAGGATATATATGATGCCATTTCAAAAAGGGATGGGGAACAGGCCCGGATTTTTGCACAAAAGCACATAAAAAAGCAGGAAGAAAATATTATTAAGGCTCTGAAAAAAATAAATGGGAAAGAGACTAAGTAA
- a CDS encoding nucleotidyltransferase family protein, which produces MINTIILAGSQSDESWSGYKNKCLIEINKKTLIEYVIDALRNANDIGKIVVVGPKEDIAGAVMGKVDDIIDSEGSIVENLMKGIRYFDKDEHLLVCTADIPLITPATINDFVSKCKETKGDFCYPVVEKSLNVKLYPELERTYVKVKEGTFTGGNIVYIKSSVIQSSLPLIEKMVNYRKSPLKMARVFGFWFFVKLLLGRLSIEDAEKKVFNILNIKAKCIISEHPEIANDVDKLSDVIVVNAHLSK; this is translated from the coding sequence ATGATAAACACAATAATTTTGGCAGGATCACAATCTGATGAAAGCTGGAGCGGCTATAAAAATAAATGCCTTATAGAGATTAACAAAAAGACATTAATAGAATATGTAATAGATGCATTGAGAAATGCTAATGATATAGGAAAAATAGTAGTTGTGGGTCCTAAAGAAGATATAGCAGGTGCTGTTATGGGGAAAGTTGATGATATAATAGATTCAGAGGGTTCAATTGTTGAAAACCTTATGAAAGGTATAAGATATTTTGATAAAGACGAGCATTTATTGGTTTGTACTGCTGATATTCCTTTGATAACACCTGCTACAATAAATGATTTTGTAAGTAAGTGTAAAGAAACAAAGGGGGATTTTTGCTACCCTGTGGTTGAAAAATCCCTTAATGTAAAACTGTATCCTGAATTGGAGAGAACCTATGTAAAAGTGAAAGAAGGAACTTTTACAGGGGGGAATATTGTTTATATTAAATCCTCAGTTATACAATCTTCCCTGCCTTTAATTGAAAAGATGGTAAACTACAGAAAGAGCCCTCTTAAAATGGCACGGGTATTTGGTTTTTGGTTTTTTGTAAAATTACTGCTGGGAAGATTGTCCATAGAAGATGCAGAAAAGAAAGTTTTTAATATTTTAAATATAAAGGCAAAATGTATAATTTCAGAACACCCTGAAATAGCAAATGATGTTGATAAATTAAGCGATGTAATTGTTGTGAATGCCCATCTCAGTAAATAA
- a CDS encoding heavy-metal-associated domain-containing protein, with protein METVAFNVPTLSCGACSDKIQENVKGIKGVTNSSVDLKSQQLKVEYNPSDISPEEIKNHISKMGYEVL; from the coding sequence ATGGAGACGGTGGCTTTTAATGTTCCCACCCTTTCATGTGGTGCATGTTCTGATAAGATTCAAGAAAATGTAAAAGGAATAAAAGGCGTTACCAATTCATCAGTTGACTTAAAAAGCCAGCAACTTAAAGTGGAATACAATCCTTCTGACATAAGCCCTGAAGAAATCAAAAATCATATATCAAAAATGGGCTATGAAGTTTTGTAA
- a CDS encoding ATP-binding protein has product MWYDKFLSIYKAGISHEFILYFNIRDVVDNYRYIDRYIYEEFIKCRNFSIVAFYDISKGLTFLEPEMEWEFNKITLNAVKDSMHAMPSKLFYYIDMALKDTKMALFIDHVEKIIPSGDVASMSLEERTALIWICEWSNSAKISSVGSTIFMLANTLAEVNSEVLKSAYRIEPILVELPNERERAEYIQYLLKDNSVAMDISVHDFAKLSSGLSKKAIKDIKLKSEAEGVPISFEFIKEKKHSVLKKEYGDVLEFIYPEIGFEDIGGMEKAKNYLLKNVVEPVRKGDLRRVPMGILLCGPSGTGKTLLVNALAKSSGFNCVKIDMSRILGQYVGESEKNFKKCLLGAQSQEPVIVFVDEIDTVFRRGERDDSGVGRNIFNEFLQFTGNTNNRGKVIFIAATNRPDLLDAALKRAGRFDKKIPVLLPEEDERAEIFKIIIKKYGFSTSIEDFSPFAKETENYTGAEIEAVVRKAYEIANEENIEGGTITEDVLKEAVMRLRPSTQQVEFMTMLAIKECDDKDLLPERYKDLLDDKK; this is encoded by the coding sequence ATGTGGTACGATAAATTTTTAAGCATATACAAAGCGGGGATATCCCATGAATTTATTCTCTATTTTAATATAAGGGATGTTGTTGATAATTACAGGTATATTGATAGGTACATTTATGAGGAGTTTATAAAATGCAGGAACTTTTCCATTGTAGCATTTTATGACATATCTAAGGGATTGACTTTTTTAGAACCTGAAATGGAATGGGAATTTAATAAAATCACTTTAAATGCGGTAAAAGACTCCATGCATGCAATGCCCTCTAAATTGTTTTATTATATTGACATGGCATTAAAGGACACAAAAATGGCTTTATTTATAGACCATGTGGAAAAAATAATACCATCAGGTGATGTGGCATCAATGTCCCTTGAAGAGAGAACAGCCCTTATCTGGATATGTGAATGGTCAAACAGCGCCAAAATATCCTCCGTGGGAAGCACGATATTTATGCTGGCAAACACCCTGGCTGAGGTAAACAGCGAAGTGTTAAAGTCAGCATACAGAATAGAACCTATACTGGTGGAACTTCCCAATGAACGGGAGAGGGCAGAGTACATACAATATCTTTTAAAGGACAATAGTGTTGCCATGGATATTTCTGTACATGACTTTGCAAAGTTGTCTTCCGGGCTTAGCAAAAAAGCCATAAAAGATATAAAGCTTAAATCTGAAGCAGAAGGTGTGCCTATAAGCTTTGAATTTATCAAAGAAAAAAAGCACTCTGTTTTAAAGAAGGAATACGGGGATGTATTGGAATTTATTTATCCTGAAATAGGATTTGAAGATATAGGAGGAATGGAAAAGGCAAAAAACTATCTTTTAAAAAATGTTGTTGAACCTGTTAGAAAAGGTGATTTAAGAAGGGTTCCAATGGGCATACTTTTGTGTGGTCCTTCAGGGACGGGGAAAACTCTTTTGGTTAATGCATTGGCAAAGTCCAGCGGTTTTAACTGTGTAAAAATAGATATGTCCAGGATACTGGGACAGTACGTGGGTGAGAGTGAAAAAAACTTTAAAAAGTGCCTTTTAGGCGCCCAATCCCAGGAACCGGTGATAGTTTTTGTTGATGAGATAGACACTGTTTTTAGAAGAGGAGAAAGGGACGACAGTGGGGTGGGCAGAAATATTTTCAATGAATTTTTGCAGTTTACCGGCAATACAAATAATAGAGGTAAAGTAATATTTATTGCGGCAACAAACAGGCCGGATCTTTTAGATGCAGCCCTAAAAAGAGCGGGAAGATTTGATAAAAAAATACCGGTTTTATTACCGGAGGAAGATGAGAGGGCTGAAATATTTAAAATAATTATAAAAAAATATGGATTTAGCACCAGCATAGAAGACTTTTCCCCTTTTGCAAAAGAGACGGAAAATTATACAGGAGCAGAAATTGAAGCAGTTGTGAGAAAAGCCTATGAGATAGCAAATGAGGAAAACATTGAAGGGGGAACAATTACAGAGGATGTGCTGAAAGAAGCTGTAATGCGTCTAAGACCAAGTACCCAGCAGGTGGAATTTATGACTATGTTGGCTATAAAAGAATGTGATGACAAAGATTTACTCCCTGAAAGGTACAAGGATTTATTAGATGACAAAAAATAA
- a CDS encoding PspA/IM30 family protein → MGFFSRLGSMIRGFFGRLLGGLEENNPDLLFEDIKNQIKKARKEAEQQVIEIKTNAELIKIEMRNAEKNLADVRARIEAAKRQGDKELLIELLMHEEEYQTVYETHKATHDNAMKEVEAIWENYKVFESEMNAKLNELKTLKTQEKMAKLRENINTVNAKYASKNNRIRNINENMDRAREIVNRKIARANAVESLNESNIDMKLKKLDLNSARERARVRAEAMLSGADGGFEVKEKIENKKVNLKKNQ, encoded by the coding sequence ATGGGTTTTTTCAGCAGATTAGGAAGTATGATAAGAGGCTTCTTTGGAAGGCTGTTGGGAGGATTAGAAGAAAATAATCCTGACCTCTTATTTGAAGATATAAAAAATCAAATAAAGAAGGCAAGAAAAGAAGCTGAACAGCAAGTAATAGAAATTAAAACAAATGCAGAGCTTATAAAAATAGAAATGAGAAATGCAGAAAAAAATTTAGCTGATGTCAGGGCAAGGATAGAGGCTGCAAAAAGACAGGGAGACAAAGAGCTATTAATAGAACTTCTTATGCATGAAGAAGAGTATCAGACTGTATATGAAACCCATAAGGCTACTCACGATAATGCCATGAAAGAAGTTGAGGCAATATGGGAAAACTACAAAGTGTTTGAATCTGAAATGAATGCAAAGCTAAATGAATTAAAGACTTTAAAGACCCAGGAAAAGATGGCAAAATTAAGGGAAAACATAAATACCGTCAATGCAAAGTATGCATCTAAAAACAACAGAATCAGAAATATAAATGAGAATATGGACAGAGCAAGGGAAATTGTCAATAGAAAGATTGCAAGGGCAAATGCTGTTGAAAGTCTTAATGAAAGTAATATAGATATGAAATTAAAAAAATTAGACTTAAATTCTGCCCGTGAAAGGGCAAGGGTAAGGGCAGAGGCCATGCTAAGCGGCGCCGATGGCGGCTTTGAAGTAAAGGAGAAAATAGAGAACAAAAAGGTAAATCTTAAGAAAAACCAGTAA
- a CDS encoding C40 family peptidase, translated as MKEIKGELKFNGQILRMVLVVGMVGVRKKVILIISVLLISFLFVSCAKKPDTGETLIEIDEAYYKDKAVVISTVADIFKETDFTSQRLTQALFNQEVTVLGSEGGWSKVKVSDGHIGWIRTKSIDENCRSIMKELYQDRVVVTGKTKKILDKPEGRVTVKDVVMGTELYILSVKDNYYEVALPKNTTGWIERKDTIVVPAKEPIPKTSGKDLAATVKKYLNTPYLSGGISTWEGIDSAGLLYICCKINGFEFIKEDFFDYHNFKGKDINIEDIEPGDLVFLNNGKDLEKVFDVGIYTGENQFIYVSKSAGVVADSIQSEKFQNNLIGIKRVFDSVDSGSASEQPFN; from the coding sequence ATGAAAGAAATAAAAGGAGAATTAAAATTTAATGGACAAATACTTAGGATGGTTTTGGTGGTTGGAATGGTTGGTGTAAGAAAAAAAGTAATTTTAATAATATCTGTTTTATTAATTTCTTTTTTATTTGTATCCTGTGCAAAAAAACCTGATACCGGTGAAACACTAATTGAAATAGATGAGGCATATTATAAAGACAAGGCAGTTGTAATAAGTACGGTGGCAGATATTTTTAAAGAAACTGATTTTACATCCCAACGACTTACCCAGGCACTATTTAATCAGGAAGTTACCGTTCTTGGAAGTGAGGGTGGGTGGTCTAAAGTCAAAGTGTCTGACGGCCATATTGGCTGGATCAGGACAAAGAGCATAGATGAAAACTGCAGGAGTATAATGAAGGAACTCTACCAAGACAGGGTTGTGGTTACAGGGAAGACAAAGAAAATTCTTGACAAGCCGGAGGGCAGGGTTACGGTAAAGGATGTGGTAATGGGCACTGAGCTCTACATATTGAGTGTAAAGGACAATTATTATGAAGTGGCCTTGCCTAAAAACACCACCGGATGGATTGAAAGGAAAGATACAATTGTGGTGCCTGCTAAAGAGCCAATACCAAAGACTTCTGGTAAAGATTTAGCTGCTACCGTTAAAAAGTATTTAAATACCCCCTATCTTTCCGGCGGGATCAGCACATGGGAAGGGATAGATTCCGCAGGTCTTTTGTACATATGCTGCAAAATAAACGGTTTTGAATTTATAAAAGAAGACTTTTTTGACTATCATAATTTTAAAGGTAAAGATATTAATATAGAGGATATTGAGCCGGGGGATTTGGTTTTTTTAAATAACGGAAAGGATTTAGAAAAAGTTTTTGATGTTGGTATTTATACCGGGGAAAATCAATTTATCTATGTCAGTAAATCTGCAGGGGTTGTGGCGGATTCCATACAAAGTGAAAAATTTCAAAACAACCTGATAGGTATAAAAAGAGTATTTGATTCAGTTGATTCAGGCAGTGCATCAGAGCAACCCTTCAATTAA